AATCGGTCGAGGACTTGACCTTCACTTGCTGCTTTACGAAACTAACTCTGTGTAGTTTTGAGGGAAAGCCCACTGCTTTTTATGAAGCGTGGGCTTTTTGCGTTTGTAACTTTTGTGTCTGTAACAATCTCTTGTCGATTCTGATACAAAAAATACATTTATTATTTAATTTAAAAATGATTTGGTATAATGGTGGGTGGTAAGACGTTACTTTGAGCACTATCTAGTATGTTTCTGTACTACCTGCGCTGAGGCGAGCAAACGGGGTATGGGAAGATAACCAGCGAAAGATAGGTGAACGTTGATGGTGAAAAGAGTAGTGACAAAAGAGATGATGGAAAGCAATCCTTATGAAAAATGGAATCAGTTCGTCCACTTACTTGCTTTGGAAGAATATGATGATTTAACTGAAATTCAAAGAGTGGCCCACCTGAGTTTTTGGTATGATTCGGAGGTTCAAAATGGGGGCCATATGCAATATTTTTTAAATAGAGGCATCTCATTAGCGAACGAGACAGCGATTGCGCTTAAAAAAATTGGTGCGCAATCACAGGCTATAGTATTTTCTAAAGCGTTACGTATTCTTATGACCGAAGGGATACCCGAAATTAAAACCGTAGAAGAGTACGTAGAAGAAGCGCGCGATGGCAAATTCG
The nucleotide sequence above comes from Heliomicrobium undosum. Encoded proteins:
- a CDS encoding DMP19 family protein, producing MKRVVTKEMMESNPYEKWNQFVHLLALEEYDDLTEIQRVAHLSFWYDSEVQNGGHMQYFLNRGISLANETAIALKKIGAQSQAIVFSKALRILMTEGIPEIKTVEEYVEEARDGKFDEVDFEYYDSEPSIVDFLREYLEKYEEEFIVFQDL